From a single Acidobacteriota bacterium genomic region:
- the rsmI gene encoding 16S rRNA (cytidine(1402)-2'-O)-methyltransferase — MNRGRLYVVATPIGNLEDITYRAIKVLSKVSFIAAEDTRWTKKLLNHYQIKARLISYHEHNEEKRAEELVNLLLKGEDIALVSNAGTPGISDPGYRLVRRAAETDIEVIPIPGASAVIAALSVSGLPTDSFFFSGFLPRKKGKRERRLKELKDLASTLIFYEAPHRIERTLAEMEEILGDREMVLARELTKLHEEVIRGRISSIKEKLAGKKVRGEITLIIRGAKKEENSSS, encoded by the coding sequence ATGAATAGAGGACGGCTCTATGTGGTGGCAACCCCGATAGGAAATCTCGAGGATATCACCTACCGGGCGATCAAGGTTCTCTCCAAGGTATCGTTCATCGCCGCCGAAGATACCAGATGGACGAAGAAACTCCTCAATCATTACCAGATAAAAGCGAGGCTCATAAGCTACCACGAACATAACGAAGAAAAACGAGCGGAGGAACTGGTAAACCTCCTCCTCAAGGGGGAAGATATCGCCCTTGTCTCCAATGCGGGAACACCGGGAATATCGGATCCGGGTTACCGCCTCGTCCGAAGGGCAGCGGAAACTGATATTGAAGTCATCCCCATTCCTGGAGCAAGTGCGGTAATCGCCGCCCTATCGGTATCCGGACTCCCTACCGACTCCTTTTTCTTCTCGGGCTTTCTCCCTCGAAAAAAGGGGAAACGAGAGCGACGGCTTAAGGAACTAAAGGACCTCGCATCAACCCTGATATTCTACGAAGCACCCCATCGGATCGAGCGGACACTCGCCGAGATGGAGGAAATACTCGGCGATAGAGAAATGGTGCTCGCCCGGGAACTCACTAAGCTTCATGAAGAGGTAATCCGGGGAAGGATTTCATCTATAAAGGAGAAACTGGCTGGGAAGAAGGTAAGAGGAGAGATAACCCTCATCATCAGAGGAGCAAAGAAGGAGGAAAATTCCTCTTCCTAA
- a CDS encoding dCMP deaminase family protein — MGRPSWDEYFMEIAHLVATRSTCLRRKVGAVIVRDKRILTTGYNGPPTGLRHCEEVGCLREKLGIPSGQNQELCRAVHAEQNAIIQAAIMGVVLKGATIYTTNFPCVICAKMLINAGIKKIIYAQGYPDELSREMLEEAKMELVHMRYKGEIKLTDEDE, encoded by the coding sequence ATGGGAAGACCCTCATGGGATGAATACTTTATGGAGATAGCCCATTTAGTGGCTACCCGGTCCACCTGTCTGAGGAGGAAGGTAGGAGCGGTGATAGTGCGCGATAAGAGGATCCTCACCACTGGCTACAACGGTCCCCCAACCGGTCTCCGTCACTGTGAGGAGGTTGGTTGCTTAAGGGAGAAACTCGGCATACCCTCGGGGCAAAACCAGGAGCTTTGTCGAGCGGTTCATGCGGAGCAAAACGCTATCATCCAGGCGGCGATAATGGGGGTGGTACTCAAGGGCGCTACTATTTACACCACCAACTTTCCCTGTGTCATCTGTGCCAAGATGCTCATAAATGCTGGCATTAAGAAGATAATCTATGCCCAAGGGTATCCCGATGAGCTATCCAGAGAAATGCTTGAGGAAGCGAAGATGGAGCTCGTCCATATGAGATATAAGGGAGAAATAAAGCTCACCGACGAAGATGAATAG
- a CDS encoding serine hydroxymethyltransferase has protein sequence MLKNLFTVDPEVAKALHNEVIRQATTIELIASENFASEAVLEALGSVFTNKYAEGYPGRRYYGGCENYDIVESLAIERAKKLFKAEHANVQPHSGTQANMAVYFTVLKPGDTFLGMNLTHGGHLSHGHPLNFSGFMYNVVAYGVDPRTEEIDYDQMEDLAKKHKPKIIEVGASAYPRIIDFKRVREIADKVGALVMADIAHIAGLVVAGEHPSPVPYAHFVTTTTHKTLRGPRGGMILCQEEFASELDKKVFPGIQGGPLMNIIAAKAVCFKEAESEEFREYQRQIVKNARALAARMMKNGFRLVSGGTDNHMMLVDVFERGITGKEAQNALEKAGITVNKNTIPFDKNKPFIASGIRLGTPAVTTRGMKEKEMELIADLITEVLKDPKNERKIAEVREEVKSLCARFPLYELRIKGCDGVKRCFQLS, from the coding sequence ATGTTAAAAAACCTATTTACTGTAGACCCTGAGGTGGCTAAAGCCCTTCACAACGAGGTCATTCGCCAGGCCACCACCATTGAGCTGATCGCCTCGGAAAACTTCGCAAGCGAAGCAGTGCTTGAGGCTCTGGGTTCTGTATTCACCAATAAGTACGCTGAGGGCTATCCTGGGAGGCGCTACTATGGGGGCTGTGAAAACTACGACATCGTGGAATCGCTTGCCATCGAACGAGCGAAGAAACTCTTTAAAGCGGAACATGCCAATGTACAGCCCCATTCCGGAACCCAGGCAAATATGGCAGTTTACTTCACCGTCCTCAAGCCGGGGGATACATTCCTCGGGATGAACCTCACCCATGGAGGGCACCTCTCCCACGGACATCCGCTCAACTTCTCCGGGTTTATGTACAATGTGGTCGCCTACGGGGTGGATCCGAGAACTGAGGAGATAGATTACGACCAAATGGAGGACCTGGCGAAGAAGCATAAGCCGAAGATAATTGAGGTGGGGGCAAGCGCCTATCCTCGGATAATCGATTTCAAACGGGTACGGGAGATAGCGGATAAAGTAGGGGCATTAGTTATGGCGGATATTGCCCATATCGCGGGGTTGGTGGTAGCGGGAGAGCATCCAAGCCCGGTGCCTTACGCCCATTTTGTCACCACTACCACCCATAAAACGCTCAGGGGACCGCGTGGGGGGATGATTCTCTGCCAAGAGGAGTTCGCCAGTGAGCTCGATAAAAAGGTCTTTCCCGGAATACAAGGAGGACCGTTGATGAACATCATCGCAGCGAAGGCGGTCTGCTTTAAGGAGGCGGAGAGCGAAGAGTTCCGGGAGTACCAGCGGCAGATAGTAAAAAACGCCAGGGCACTTGCTGCACGGATGATGAAGAACGGCTTCCGCCTGGTGTCCGGGGGAACGGACAACCATATGATGCTGGTCGATGTCTTCGAACGAGGTATTACGGGTAAAGAGGCACAGAATGCCCTGGAAAAGGCGGGGATCACGGTGAACAAGAATACCATCCCCTTCGATAAGAACAAGCCGTTCATCGCCTCAGGGATAAGGTTAGGTACCCCGGCAGTCACCACCCGAGGAATGAAGGAGAAAGAGATGGAGCTTATCGCCGATCTAATCACCGAAGTCCTTAAAGACCCGAAGAACGAGCGGAAGATAGCTGAAGTAAGGGAGGAGGTGAAATCGCTCTGCGCCCGTTTCCCCCTCTACGAGCTTCGGATAAAGGGCTGTGATGGGGTGAAGCGCTGTTTCCAGCTCAGCTGA
- the rpiB gene encoding ribose 5-phosphate isomerase B, with product MKIVIGADHAGFRLKEYIKSFLLELGNEVIDMGTNSEERVDYPVFGERVARAVAEGKADLGILICGSGIGMSMVANKVPGVRAALCHEPFSARLSREHNNANILCMGGRIIGREMAEEIVRVFLATEFAGGRHEKRINLMHQLEGK from the coding sequence ATGAAGATAGTAATTGGTGCCGATCACGCCGGCTTCCGGTTGAAGGAGTATATAAAAAGCTTTCTTCTCGAGTTGGGGAATGAGGTCATCGATATGGGAACCAACTCCGAGGAGCGGGTCGACTATCCGGTCTTCGGGGAGAGGGTTGCTCGAGCGGTTGCCGAGGGGAAAGCGGACCTTGGGATCCTCATTTGCGGCTCGGGCATCGGGATGTCTATGGTAGCGAACAAGGTACCTGGTGTCCGTGCTGCCCTCTGTCACGAACCATTTTCCGCCCGCCTTTCCCGAGAACACAACAACGCCAACATCCTCTGTATGGGGGGTAGGATAATCGGAAGGGAGATGGCAGAAGAGATCGTCCGTGTCTTCCTTGCTACCGAATTTGCCGGAGGAAGGCACGAAAAAAGGATCAACCTGATGCATCAATTGGAAGGAAAATAA